The DNA sequence TGCCCTGGCATCTCCATGGACGGAACAGGGCAGATCGTTGTGACTGGCGGTAACAGCGCTGCAAGGACAAGCACTTGGGACCCTGTCAAGAACCAGTGGGTATCGGGGCCCGACATGAAGATCTCCCGTGGCTATCAATCATCCGCTACCACATCAAATGGCAAGGTCTTCACGATCGGAGGCTCTTGGGCTGGCGGTGAAGACTTCAAACCTGGCGAAATATTTGATCCAAGCTCGAGGAAGTGGACACTTTTGCAGAACGCAAAGGTCCAGCCTATGCTCACGGCTGACGCCCAGGGACTCTTTCGTTCTGATAATCATGCATGGTTGTTTGGCTGGAAGGGGGAAACCATCTTTCAAGCTGGTCCCAGCTCCGCCATGAACTGGTACTACacccaaggcaaaggaacTGTCAAGCCTGCGGGCAAGAGACAGACCAGCCGGGGAGTTGACCCAGACTCTATGTGTGGCAACGCCGTCAtgtttgatgctgtcaagggcaagatcgTCACATTTGGTGGAACTCCCAACTACCAGGACTCTTACGCCACGACCAACGCTCACATCATCACTATCGGCGCCCCTGGGACACAAGCCAATGTGGCCTTTGCCAGCAGTGGCATGTACTACCCTCGTGTCTTTCACACTTCAGTTCTCCTACCAGACGGCACAGTATTCATCACCGGAGGCCAAGAATACGCCATTCCATTCGAAGACTCGACTCCTCAGCTTACGCCGGAACTGTACATTCCTGATAGCGACACCTTTATCAAGCAACAGCCCAACTCTATCGTACGAACCTATCACAGCATGTCGATTCTTCTACCCGACGCAAGAGTCTTTAATGGCGGTGGTGGGCTTTGTGGTGACTGCTCAACAAATCACTTTGATGCCCAGATCTTCACTCCAAGTTACCTCTTGACCAAAGACGGCAAGCCAGCCACTCGACCAAAGATCGTTTCAGTTTCGGCTACCACGATAAAAGTCGGCGGTTCCATCACCGTCACAACGGGTGGAGCTGTAAACACTGCCTCGCTGATTAGATATGGAACGGCTACGCATACTGTCAACACTGATCAGCGTCGTATACCCTTGACTCTGGCTGGTTCGGGGAAGAACAAGTACACGTTCAAAGTTCCTGGTGACTCGGGTATTGCTCTGCCTGGGTATTGGATGCTATTTGTCATGAATTCTGCGGGAGTGCCGAGCGTTGCGGCCACCATCAAAGTCACTACTTAGCCAAAGTTACCCGTATAAGTTTTTAATCCATTCACTATATCTATGCTCTATCCTTTGTCCATTCCAAGTCCTGAGTTTGTAGTATGAAAAATCATTAATCATCCACCAGTATCACCTTGCCGGTCTTAATACTTCATATCACACTCTGTCTTTGAAACCTTGACGACAAGGTCTTTGAACTACGCGCCCCAGCTGTTATTCATGTCTTCAGTAGCCTCTTGAATATTCGTGGAACCAATTTTCATCGGTAAGGATTTGGTCTTAGCACCTGCAGAGGAACAGAGACGAAGCCATCACTCTCTGTTCCGCAAAAGGAAATCACGGAGGAGCCAAACATTGAGACCTCAACTCCAATACAAGCATTAAGCCTAAATTCAAGGTTTCGGTAGAATTACCTAGCGTTTGTCAAGTCGCTATAACCCTTCGGAAGGTCGTCATCGGGCCCTCGGCCCATATAGGCAGTTGTCCCATCCCACGATGCCAAATGGCTCCATGATCGACACATTCAACATACTTCGGTACAATTCTACCCCGACATGCACCCCCAATACGAGCCTGCAAGCTGTAGAATGAGGAAATTGGGGGTTTATGCGCTCCTATTGCCTCGGCATATAAATTGCACATATAGACTTTCTGATGCCATGTTTCAAGATGGTCATTGGCGGAATAACGCATTGTTCTTCCGGTGTGGGGGAGGACCAAACGTGATGCAGCTTGGCGAAAGGACAGCATAGTCAGATGCTTTTGGAATATATGTTGTTATATAGCCGGTATGGCCTTATTTCTGAGGGGATTTTGAAAGTCCACCTCCTCTCCGCTGGTGCCGCTTTTACCCAACTACTGCATCTCACGTCTTGTTCAAAATGAAGTTCTCTTCGGCCTTCCTGTATGTGCTGAGCTCACTTGGAGTGGCTCAAGCTAAGAAGTCTCCCTACTTTATCCTTACTGGCGACTCAACCGTTGCCGTCAACGGAGGCTGGGGCGATGGCTTCCTGGCCGACTTAAAGAGTCCCGCTTCTGGCGTCAACAGCGGCAAGAGTGGTGCCACGATCCCTTCTTTCCGAGCTGAAGGCCGCTGGAATACTGCCATTGAGGCTGTCAAGAGCCACAAGGGAGACCATGAGTCTATTGTGACTATCCAGTTTGGACACAATGACCAGAAGACGTATACTCTGGAGCAGTACTCGAACAACTTAGCTGGGTTGGTTaacgaggtcaaggcagCTGGAGGAACACCCGTGAGTATTCCCTTTGGATAGTAGCGTGCATACACTCACAGAGTAGATCGTCATTACATCCCTCACCCGCCGTACTTTCAGCGGCGGCCACGTTGTCGAAAACCTCAGCGAGTGGCGAGATGCCGCCATCGCAGTCGCCAAGGATCTCAACGTCCAGTATCTCGACCTGAACACTGCAAGCACCAACTACATCAACGCCATTGGCAAGGAGAATGCCGATTACTACAACCTCAGCGAGGGTGACAGGACCCATCTCAACCCTGCTGGAGAGATTGTCTTTGGGCGTCTGGTTGCTGACTtgctcctcgagaagaggcCTGATCTGAAGAAGTATGTCATTCCCAATGAGGAGTTGAGCAGGAAGCTTCGGGAGGGAGAGTTTGCAACTGGAGAGGAATAAAGGTTGGACCTTTGATGTCGGAAGCACTAGCCAAGTAGGATCAAACCAAGGGCGCTTActacgatcttctggctcagttaacccatcgagggccaggcttcaactataataaagaacacattttcaacacatcatagcatcatatcccaatgctaacacagtggccttttttttaaaCCTTCTACTGCCGGCAGTAGAAGAGTCATACCTAGCTACATCATCATAAAAGGTTAAACCTCTCATAGGGTGTTTAACTGCTCTAACCTCCGTATGGCGCttactacttaataaaatacaTGTAGTTTTAAATATAAAACACGCCTAGTATATCATCAACATATCTAAACCCTGTACCAGGGGACTTTCATCTCTAGCAAAGTCTGTGATCCATCGAAACTCTTCTGTAGTCTCAGCCTCCCAATCCAGAAGCACCTGAAGGCTACCGATCCTTCTGAATCCAATAGAATTTGTTTCGACCTTTTGCAGCAAGAGGCAGTGCACTTCCAGGCTCTTGAAAGGGTTCCTATTAGCTCTGTCGTGTGTCAATATCGGTATACAATACGGAGTTTCTTCTTCGATATCGATCTCATCGTCCACGTCAAGAGAGAACTCAAAGGTATAGTGTCCGCCCCTATCACCTCTCCATTCTGCGTCTTCGAGCTTGGGGAGGTTGACTTGGCCCAACTTGCCAAGAACGCGTATATAACCCCCGGTCACGTTGGTGTAAATCTGATCAGTGCTGCTCTCGATTTTCACCTCGGTGATTTCAACCAAATTCCGGTCGATGCCTTCGCGGTCCAAGATGTTGATATTTGCAGCTTCAAAGTCGAGAGACGCCCAACTCCACGAAGGCCCTTTCACCAATCAGAAAGTGCAGCTCTCCTGTAGAACCCTACTCACCTCGATATTTTGTTGGTCTAGTGACGATCAAGTCATCTTGTCCAACCATGTTCTGCAGCTTCCAGAGCAACCCATGAGGGAGCTGTCTCTTCCATAAACCCGCCAAATACTCGTCATTGAGCAGAAGTTGTGCTTGACTTGCTATACCTGCAATGGCAGCAAGACGATCCGATTCTTTCGTGAGGTAGCACCTGCAGAACATCTGTGTCAACAGTTCCCAATGCTCAACACCGTCCCTTTCAAGACCATCTCTCCAATCCTTAGTGCTTCCTGGAAAGGTCTGATctacatcatcaccaagtaTCGATGGTTCAGAGGGCAAGCCACAGGGGTAAGTCTCGCAGGCTTTGAGTGTCCTACATTCCCAGAATAGTTGAGAGGAAAAGTGTATGGTTCGGGGGCTCAATAAGCGCTCTTGAAAGACCCAGCCTCGCCCATTTAAAGGTGCTCGAGAAATAGACTTGAACCAGTGACTATCCAGGAAGAAGACGTATTCGCTCTCATGCCCCTTCCAGTTGACCCGTGCTGTATGTGGTGTGATCAAATGAGAATCTCGCCAGCTATACAATCCGCCTTGACCACGGGAGGCCGATGTTGCAGCAATGTTGCAGAAGGAGTATTCATAGACTTTTCCCATGTTGGAGGACTCTTTTAACCAGTCTTTCTTTGAGTCTTGGATAATGCAGAGGGAATCTATCCATATGTATCGGATGCCCAGGTTTCGACACAACCGAATTGCATCATGAAAGGTAAACGGCAAGTCCGCCGGTCGAATACGCTGCATGAAGTCGTTGATGTTTGCCTTCTTTAGTTTGAGCATGTTGCTAGTCGCCCAGCGATGGCTTAAGGATATGTACAATGGCGACGgagagctggagctgagagacgaagccatcaccaactttgGGTCCTGGGTCGACCAAGCAGGTCCAACGTCAATCAGGCGAGTCGGAAGCCATGATTGATGATCTCGGACGCGGCACTTTTCATGCTGTGTGGCGCACTCAAAGAGCCAGCGCGTTGCCATTGACTGACAGGCATCAGCGCTATTCGGTGGTCTTGGACAATCAGGTACCATATCCCCGACGGCTGTATCAATTGTTAGACTCCTTCATCGGGGCATCTTGCGCAAGAACTTGCCTGTATTGAGATACATGTCCACCGAGAGGAGCTCGGGATAAACATGGCTTGACGTTTTAAGCTGATAGACCAACGCGCAGAAGGCGGCCGTATCGTCGTCCCAACAGATCCTTGGACCGATGACAGCCTTTTCGACGTTGATCCTGCTGCCAAGCTTGGAAGAGACTTCATTCCATACTATACGACAGAGGGGACAGCCCGAATCGGCAGCTTCAAGGACGTCCCTCCCCTGGCGCTTCCATCCCGCAAGTGACGGGTCTTGCCAGCAGTCACAATTGCTGGGCTCCAAGTCAGGCTGTGAGAATAGCTCTTGGCATTTATGGCAAAGCTGGTCGGGTTGTGTCATCGTGTTGTTTGACGAACTGATGAAAGGGGCAGGGTACAGAGGAAAAGGTGAGATAAGGGTGGGTTTGTTGCTAGAGTAGAGAATAGCTGCATTAGAGTGATCAACAGATTCTAGCCCATCAGTCCCAGTCACGTGCATTTCACCCAGAGAAGGCATCATGGTTATGTCTTCAGAGGTAAACTGGTGTTTCCTCTACTCATCCTCTCAAGTATCGATTGAAGCGAGACGATATTGTCTATCTACAGGTAAAACTTGCCCTTCTGGACCTTACCAACCACCACATCCTCCATCGGCGCCGCCAATGCAATTCGGCCAATCTCAGCGTGAGGTTCAACATCGCCCAGCAtcaccttgaccttcttcatcttggccattttGTCATCGCCGCTCATGAAGGACGAGTGCTTGGTATCTTCACATCGATTGTCCAGCATGCCCAGCGCAAGCGAGCCCAACACTTCAGGGACCAGTATCCTGAAGCGAACGACAATGGCCGCCATGGCAACGGCAAAGAGGACCACAGAGGATGCCAGCAGCAAAACTAGCCATGGCGTGCTGTACTGGACAAGCTCTACCCGGGTGTATGTCTCCATCTCAACGACATTGACGGAGAGATTGCTTGGGTTTTCCGCTGTAAAGCTCCCCGTCACGTCCTCCACTCGGATACCCAGCAAGAGCTGCGAGTTTATCATCTGCGTCAGGCCGGTCTCAAATCTTTCTCGCGGTATCGCCGCGGGCTGAGTCGTGTTTTCTACTGAGAGGGCGTTCAAAAGCTCGAGGAGGTACGTGACAATCGGAACCTGGCCGCCGCTGTTGTTTGACCCCGGGAACATGCTGGCAAAGATTGCTGTGAAGGCTTCTGACTGGACAGTACTGGATTCCATGTCGAATAGCGTCCAGTTTCCATGCCGGACGGGGTTCGGTGACCGGCGCACCGAGGCTGGAGAGCACAGGGTGCCTTGGCACTGCATTTTAATGTCGACATATGTCGTGTACAGGTGGCATTCAGCGTACGAGTGTCCTTCCTCTCCGAAGGTGCGAGACTCCCATATGAATACACGGGCTGGACGATCTTTCCCTTCGCGATACCTCTTGACCACATCTTCTTGGCTACGCTGACACGGCTGAGACAGTCTGACCCTCAAGGTCTGTTCGGCCTGACGCATGGTCCATTGGCAGTTGCTCCCATCGCTCGAGTTGAAGTCTGGCACAGTGGTGGGAAATTCGTACTCAGGCAGCACCTTGATGGTAGGGCATTCGACATTGACGTATGATGCCGAAATGGTGAATGTATGATTCCCGTTACTGGGAAGCGACGCCACAGGGATCCCAACAAGCGAAGAGTAGATCACCTCTTGAGCTCCCGACAAGTCGATCCAGTCCGTATCTGGGGCTCTATTGGGGAGCCTCTCGATCAACGGGACGCGAATGTTTCCCCAAATGTCCTGGTTTCTATCCTGTAGTAACCGCGCAGAGAGCATAGAGGCGATGAAGGACGGGACCAACCTCGTTCTAACAAATCCACCCGAGGACCCCCCTGCAAAATATCTGAACGGAGCAAACGACTCCATCACCGTCAGGTTGTCTGTCTCATTGCGAAACACATGGTCGGCACTTATCGCCCGCAGAGCAGCCTGGCTCCCCAGAGGCGACAGGCACCACAACAGCACAATTCTGACAGCGAGCAAGTTGAATGCCTTGAGCCGGGCTTGCGTGAAGAGAGCTCCAGTTACAGTATGGCTTCCGACAAGTTGCTCGATCACTCCTACCTGAGTACCATTCTGCACATGCCAGGTTGCAAATGTCTTCAGCGCGCCaccgacgatggcggcgaaGAGGACGGGAAACACAGTTGGTCCCTGCATCTCTATAAGTCGCCATCAAGTCTACGTAGAAATGGTGAAGACATACATATTTGGCAATATCCAAGAGGACTTTACCCGTCGAGCCTGGCGCGGACGTAGAACCGTCACTCATGTAGATGAGTCCCCCGAACAGAACAAAGAGGAGAGCGCCAGCAGCAAGGGTCAAATCGAGAAGGCTAGTGAGAAGTCTCTTGGTCGTCCAGGGTCCCTCTAATTGACGGGGCTGAACTGCCTCTCGCCCGTCTCCATGCATCTTGTTGAGTTCGGGGTAAAGAGTGGCGACTATGCCAGCCGCCGGGAGAATTTCTGCAAAGCTATCCGAGGAAAAATGAGGAGGCCTACGTTATTTATAAACCCATAGGTAATCCATGGTTGTgcgcctcttcttctcaggaTCGGCTTGCCAAGGAGCTGAGAAGAGTTGTGATTGTGCTGCAGGCGCAGTCACCAGACATCAGCCACAGTCGTACTGGAGTAGGCTGGAGGCCAGTCATAATCTTGGATTCGTGTCCTAGATGTAGATCAGATGCCttgaaaaaaagaagaagaaaaaactACGCCTCTGTCTACGAGCTTCCAGCTCTCGTGTGGGCAGGGTACACTGTTCTTGGAGAGAACCCTGACGCGAAACTATCGAGTGAATTGAACAAACACAGGTACTTGAATACCGCATTAATCAGCCAGCATTAGCACTGGGCGGATCTCTCTCTTGACCGCTTCTCAACGGCTGTCGTGCAGAGTCTCCCCCGCCATGTATCGCCTTGGTGGAAGCCCATATGCCTCTCTCATCTCCGCACCTCTCCTCATGAGCTGTTGCGCCAACTCCTTTCCCTCCTGacaatcatcatcattgtaGAACCTAAGCCAATTCGAGGCCAGAAAGGTCCTCGAATCTCCGTGGCGCTCCTGGATCCATGCGAGCTCGTCGTCTGAAAAGTGCCGGTCGGCAACGTGAGCATTAGGATCGTGGCGAGTCATAAACCCGAACGCTaatccatcttgtccaggctcgtcaaagaagtcgtcctcgtcctcgctcATATCGTACCTGTGAGACTCTTTatgcttcttgtcctcggccaTGAACTGCCTCAAAAAATCCCTTCCAACACTGCGGTCACCCTCGTGGTAGATGTTCAACGCATGCGCTGCTAGAAACTGGAACTCGCTCCTCCAGTACTTCTTAAGCCACGCCTTCTCGCGATCAGTGAGAGGATCTGaaatctcttcctcttcctcttcctgggAGACTCGAGCCCTGCTTTGGGAGACTTCAAAGCGTTCTCTCTCGTTCTCAGGCCAGTATAGCCCGAACAGGGAATTCCTCTTCTCATCCAATGGACAACGACCCAGCCTGGCACCGCGCGGCGGATCGCTAAGCAGGAGTGGGTGAAATGGCTTGTCTTGTTCCAGCTCGAAGTAGACAGCGGGGCGCATTTTATCATCTCTAAGGGTCCAGACACGTTCACCACAGCTGACAAGGCTCCCCACGATGTTGCAGACAGCGTCTGGGTAGTGAAGCACGTTCTTCAGAATCATCTCACCACTCTCGCCCTCTGATTGCACGATGGGGAGGACAACGGTGCCTATGTCAATGACTTCAAACCAGATACCTCGCGAGTCATGGATTCGAGTCTGGAAAGGAACGTAATCGTCACTGAACCAATTGCGATCTCTTGCCACACTACGGAAGGGTCAGCGTATAACAGATGACGGAGCGTTAGGACATACTGAACATGACCAGTCGGATTAAATATCCCTGTTGGACAAACAACAGGCCCCTCAGGCTGTTGCGGCTGTGGTCGTATTTGCCGGcgcagacgacgacggtTTCCGCGAAATGGTCCTGGGTGAGGGCCGGCCGCCGGCTGTTGGTGAGCGTGTCTCTTGTTCCCTTGGTGAGATCTCCGCCGTCTGTGGCCCGACCAGTGCGAACCTCTTTCTGGAGGCGACATAGCGCCTGTATATGAGGATGAGAATTGGCTTGAGGGCAGCCCAGAGCAAAAAACACCGCGATAAAATTCTAGAGTGATGAAGTGTCTGGATGCCCACGGGATACAGTTCAGCGACAATACCCCTCCTTTCAATCCTCAGCTGCGGCCCTTTCAACGACAGTCAGATAGAAGACCCCGCATTGAGAGATACCAACGTCGCCGTGGACTCCGTACTTGAGTGCAGAAGTACATCCTCTTCTATCTGAGCTTGTTCCAACGTTATTTTGACTCCAGCATTGGGGGTCCCCAGGCATATCTGAAGCAAGCAGGTGTTTATGTTGCTCAAGACTATTCAGGGGTTTGTTTCGTTATAGACCCTCTCATCGCTGCATCCTCCCTCATGGGGCGTACCAACTATATCCCCTTCTTATAACCATTGACCTCGTAGATAAGCCTCGTAGACGTCAGAGAGAGGTCTTCGACTCTCCGTGGCGATCCTGGATCCATTCCGGCTCGTCATATAGAAAGTGCCCGCCAACAGGGTTATGTGATAGGTGTCTTGTGTTGCTGCTCATCTTTGGTCTGCTGAGTCGTTGACTCGTCAGCGCGAGGTAGCTCCTCAACCACACGTCTAGCAGCCTTTCTCTCCGCACGTAATCGACGCTTCGCCTTTATACCCAGCTTTATGTTCGACTTTGGTGATGTGGAAGTGACCGGCGGGGTGTC is a window from the Fusarium keratoplasticum isolate Fu6.1 chromosome 5, whole genome shotgun sequence genome containing:
- a CDS encoding HET domain-containing protein, producing MGKVYEYSFCNIAATSASRGQGGLYSWRDSHLITPHTARVNWKGHESEYVFFLDSHWFKSISRAPLNGRGWVFQERLLSPRTIHFSSQLFWECRTLKACETYPCGLPSEPSILGDDVDQTFPGSTKDWRDGLERDGVEHWELLTQMFCRCYLTKESDRLAAIAGIASQAQLLLNDEYLAGLWKRQLPHGLLWKLQNMVGQDDLIVTRPTKYRGPSWSWASLDFEAANINILDREGIDRNLVEITEVKIESSTDQIYTNVTGGYIRVLGKLGQVNLPKLEDAEWRGDRGGHYTFEFSLDVDDEIDIEEETPYCIPILTHDRANRNPFKSLEVHCLLLQKVETNSIGFRRIGSLQVLLDWEAETTEEFRWITDFARDESPLVQGLDMLMIY
- a CDS encoding Galactose oxidase, translating into MRSHILTICVAGLFWGEAMSIVIPAQNSTKVKVQMEHLSLRATGPLGTAISRNNWKVTCDSDNPDSDNACQKAIDGDVNSFWHTAWFEDTSKDPTLPHTLTVDMKTVQNVNGISALPRQDGTTHGWIASHDIFLSTDGKTWGSPVATGTWYADGTEKFSNFETKRARYVRIVATTEAYDGPWTSIAEFNVYKAASYTAPKAGVGIWGPTLDFPIVPVAGAVDPGTGKVLVWSSYYHDTMNGSPGGMTLTSLWDPETSIITQREVFETNHDMFCPGISMDGTGQIVVTGGNSAARTSTWDPVKNQWVSGPDMKISRGYQSSATTSNGKVFTIGGSWAGGEDFKPGEIFDPSSRKWTLLQNAKVQPMLTADAQGLFRSDNHAWLFGWKGETIFQAGPSSAMNWYYTQGKGTVKPAGKRQTSRGVDPDSMCGNAVMFDAVKGKIVTFGGTPNYQDSYATTNAHIITIGAPGTQANVAFASSGMYYPRVFHTSVLLPDGTVFITGGQEYAIPFEDSTPQLTPELYIPDSDTFIKQQPNSIVRTYHSMSILLPDARVFNGGGGLCGDCSTNHFDAQIFTPSYLLTKDGKPATRPKIVSVSATTIKVGGSITVTTGGAVNTASLIRYGTATHTVNTDQRRIPLTLAGSGKNKYTFKVPGDSGIALPGYWMLFVMNSAGVPSVAATIKVTT
- a CDS encoding SGNH-hydro domain-containing protein; its protein translation is MKFSSAFLYVLSSLGVAQAKKSPYFILTGDSTVAVNGGWGDGFLADLKSPASGVNSGKSGATIPSFRAEGRWNTAIEAVKSHKGDHESIVTIQFGHNDQKTYTLEQYSNNLAGLVNEVKAAGGTPIVITSLTRRTFSGGHVVENLSEWRDAAIAVAKDLNVQYLDLNTASTNYINAIGKENADYYNLSEGDRTHLNPAGEIVFGRLVADLLLEKRPDLKKYVIPNEELSRKLREGEFATGEE